A single region of the Undibacterium piscinae genome encodes:
- the ompR gene encoding two-component system response regulator OmpR, producing MNTPKQFNDTHPDSGSKAKILVVDDDVRLRDLLRRYLSEQGFNVVSAENSETMNKLWIRERYDMLILDLMLPGEDGLAICRRLRGTGDQTPIIMLTAKGEEVDRIIGLEMGADDYLPKPFSPRELVARINAVLRRKSPNESPGAPSEGPQVFAFGDFILDLSTRTLKKCGENVNLTTGEFSVLKVFARHARQPLSREKLMEMARGREYEVFDRSLDVQISRLRKLIEVDPSSPTYIQTVWGLGYVFIPDGKSR from the coding sequence ATGAATACTCCCAAGCAATTTAATGACACTCACCCCGATAGCGGATCCAAGGCAAAGATTTTAGTGGTTGATGATGACGTTCGTTTGCGCGATTTACTAAGGCGATATTTAAGCGAACAAGGATTCAATGTCGTTAGCGCAGAGAATTCCGAAACCATGAATAAGCTATGGATACGTGAGCGCTATGACATGCTGATCTTGGATCTGATGCTGCCAGGCGAAGACGGATTAGCGATTTGCCGTCGCTTAAGAGGTACTGGCGACCAGACTCCCATCATCATGCTTACCGCAAAAGGCGAAGAAGTAGATCGTATTATCGGACTCGAAATGGGTGCCGACGACTACCTTCCAAAACCATTTAGCCCGCGAGAGTTGGTTGCGCGAATCAATGCGGTATTGCGACGCAAATCCCCCAATGAGTCCCCGGGAGCACCATCTGAAGGCCCTCAAGTTTTTGCTTTCGGGGATTTCATTCTGGACCTATCCACGCGCACCTTAAAAAAATGTGGAGAAAACGTCAATCTCACCACCGGTGAATTCTCGGTTCTGAAAGTATTTGCGCGTCACGCACGACAACCACTGTCGCGCGAAAAATTAATGGAGATGGCTCGCGGTCGCGAATATGAAGTGTTCGACCGCAGTCTTGACGTGCAAATTTCGCGCTTAAGAAAATTAATTGAAGTGGACCCCTCAAGTCCAACCTACATCCAAACTGTTTGGGGACTAGGCTATGTTTTTATTCCTGACGGGAAATCGCGATAG
- the smpB gene encoding SsrA-binding protein SmpB → MSIADNRKAFHDYFIEEQYEAGIVLQGWEVKAIRAGRAQLKEAYVLARSGEIVLFGAHIGALPTASTHIHPDSVRTRKLLLNASEISKLISKVERSGYTMVPLNLHYTNGRIKCQIGLAKGKKQHDKREAEKERDWGREQQNIMKQNRR, encoded by the coding sequence ATGAGCATTGCCGATAACAGAAAAGCTTTCCACGACTACTTCATCGAGGAACAATACGAAGCTGGAATAGTGCTGCAAGGCTGGGAAGTTAAAGCCATACGTGCCGGACGCGCCCAATTAAAAGAGGCTTACGTCCTTGCGCGCAGTGGTGAAATTGTTCTATTTGGCGCCCACATAGGAGCCCTACCAACAGCCTCCACACACATTCATCCCGATTCCGTCCGGACTAGAAAGCTACTGCTAAATGCGTCAGAAATCAGCAAACTCATCAGTAAAGTAGAGCGTTCCGGCTACACTATGGTACCGCTGAACTTGCATTACACCAATGGCAGGATTAAATGCCAAATTGGCCTGGCAAAAGGAAAGAAGCAACACGACAAACGTGAAGCGGAGAAAGAACGCGACTGGGGTCGCGAACAGCAAAATATCATGAAACAAAATCGTCGGTAA
- a CDS encoding type II toxin-antitoxin system RatA family toxin: MAVVHKTVFVAYSAEQMFALVERVEDYPKFLPWCGAVDVAQRTEQHLTATLSINYHGIKQRFTTQNTNSPPKLMEMSLVEGPFKQLLGRWKFTELRSDACKIEFDLTYEFSSKLLEHMIGPVFGKIANSFVDSFCSQADLVYAQ; encoded by the coding sequence ATGGCAGTCGTACATAAAACAGTTTTTGTAGCATACAGTGCGGAGCAAATGTTTGCACTTGTCGAAAGAGTCGAGGATTATCCTAAATTTTTGCCCTGGTGCGGGGCTGTCGATGTTGCTCAGAGAACGGAGCAGCATTTAACAGCTACATTATCCATCAATTATCACGGCATTAAGCAAAGATTTACCACTCAAAATACTAACTCGCCACCGAAACTAATGGAAATGAGTCTGGTTGAGGGGCCGTTCAAGCAGTTATTGGGACGCTGGAAATTCACTGAGCTCAGATCTGACGCCTGTAAAATTGAATTTGATCTGACCTATGAATTTTCCAGTAAGTTACTGGAGCACATGATTGGTCCGGTTTTCGGGAAAATTGCCAACAGCTTCGTTGATTCTTTCTGTTCTCAAGCTGACTTGGTTTATGCCCAGTAA
- a CDS encoding RnfH family protein — protein sequence MQIQICYATPQSPIICNLLVPENSTLQEAIAKSRILILHPEIDIANCRVGVFGKLKDFDAVLRVGDRVEIYRPLVAAPMESRRRRAEKQSAS from the coding sequence ATGCAAATTCAGATTTGCTACGCGACACCGCAATCACCGATTATTTGCAATCTACTGGTGCCGGAAAATTCTACGCTACAAGAAGCTATCGCTAAAAGTCGTATCTTGATATTGCATCCGGAAATTGATATTGCCAATTGTAGGGTTGGCGTGTTCGGTAAACTGAAGGATTTTGATGCGGTTTTGAGAGTGGGAGACCGGGTTGAAATTTATCGTCCGCTGGTTGCTGCGCCTATGGAGTCTCGTCGTCGCCGTGCCGAGAAGCAATCAGCCAGCTAG
- a CDS encoding DUF4124 domain-containing protein, protein MITATCQAQYVWLDEKGNKQFSDMPPPVSVPAQKILKAPQKNNGSSTSATKTSTEQTKNEASNINEQLKKPATTASKNEEFNKRKIEQEEKDKKKAAEDQLSADKAQNCERARAYQKTIESGQRDYHDQPERRTRLHKRRPASTGTGRSSARVKGLQIEARRNR, encoded by the coding sequence TTGATCACAGCAACATGCCAGGCGCAATACGTTTGGCTAGATGAAAAGGGTAATAAGCAATTTTCCGATATGCCGCCACCGGTAAGTGTTCCGGCACAGAAAATATTAAAGGCTCCGCAAAAAAACAATGGTTCCAGTACTTCCGCGACAAAGACCTCAACTGAGCAAACCAAGAACGAGGCCAGCAATATCAATGAACAATTGAAAAAACCGGCCACAACCGCCAGCAAAAATGAGGAATTCAACAAACGAAAAATTGAACAGGAAGAAAAAGACAAGAAAAAAGCTGCAGAGGATCAGCTATCCGCGGATAAAGCCCAAAATTGCGAGCGCGCACGAGCCTATCAAAAAACCATAGAATCAGGCCAAAGAGATTACCACGACCAGCCCGAACGGAGAACGCGCCTTCATAAGCGACGCCCAGCGAGCACAGGAACTGGCCGAAGTTCAGCGCGTGTTAAAGGACTGCAAATAGAAGCACGTAGAAATAGGTAA
- the guaB gene encoding IMP dehydrogenase, giving the protein MRLLQKALTFDDVLLVPAYSNILPKDTSLATNLTRNIKLNIPLVSAAMDTVTEARLAIAMAQEGGIGIIHKNLTPKEQAREVAKVKRFESGVLRDPITIPPTMKIRDVIALSQQHGISGFPVVEGKLVVGIITNRDLRFEQELDAEVRAKMTPRDKLVFVTEGADLAEAKRLMNKHRLERVLVVDDAFELRGLITVKDIQKSTSHPFASKDDQGKLRVGAAVGVGADNDERIDLLAKAGVDVIVVDTAHGHSKGVLDRVRWVKTNYPHIEVIGGNIATAAAALALVEHGADAVKVGIGPGSICTTRIVAGVGVPQITAIANVANALKGTGVPCIADGGVRFSGDVAKALAAGASTVMMGSIFAGTEEAPGEVILFQGRSYKSYRGMGSLGAMADGSADRYFQDASNNADKLVPEGIEGRVAYKGSVLAILYQLVGGVRSSMGYCGCASIEELRTKAEFVEITSAGMRESHVHDVQITKEAPNYHAD; this is encoded by the coding sequence ATGCGTTTACTTCAAAAAGCACTCACATTTGATGATGTGTTGTTGGTTCCAGCATACTCGAACATTCTTCCCAAAGATACTTCTCTTGCGACAAATTTGACTCGCAATATCAAGTTGAATATCCCTTTGGTGTCCGCTGCAATGGACACTGTTACCGAAGCTCGTCTGGCCATTGCGATGGCACAGGAGGGTGGCATAGGTATCATTCATAAAAACTTGACGCCAAAAGAACAGGCTCGTGAAGTCGCCAAGGTGAAGCGTTTTGAGTCTGGTGTCTTACGCGACCCGATCACGATTCCGCCTACGATGAAAATTCGCGACGTGATCGCCTTGTCCCAGCAGCATGGGATTAGCGGTTTTCCTGTTGTCGAGGGAAAACTTGTTGTTGGTATCATTACGAACCGAGATCTGCGCTTTGAGCAGGAGTTGGATGCCGAAGTCCGTGCCAAAATGACGCCGCGCGACAAGTTGGTATTTGTGACGGAAGGCGCTGATCTGGCTGAAGCCAAGCGACTGATGAATAAGCACCGTTTGGAGCGGGTACTGGTGGTGGATGACGCATTTGAATTGCGTGGTCTAATCACTGTTAAAGATATTCAGAAATCGACTTCGCATCCATTCGCGTCGAAAGACGATCAGGGTAAGTTACGTGTTGGCGCCGCAGTCGGTGTTGGTGCCGATAACGATGAACGCATCGATTTGCTGGCTAAGGCAGGCGTTGACGTAATCGTCGTTGATACCGCTCATGGTCACTCCAAAGGTGTGCTTGATCGCGTCAGATGGGTAAAGACCAATTACCCGCATATCGAAGTGATTGGCGGTAATATAGCCACGGCGGCCGCTGCGCTTGCATTGGTTGAGCATGGTGCCGATGCGGTGAAAGTCGGTATCGGCCCGGGATCTATCTGTACTACACGTATTGTCGCTGGTGTCGGCGTTCCGCAGATTACCGCGATCGCTAACGTTGCTAATGCGCTTAAGGGTACTGGCGTTCCTTGTATTGCCGATGGTGGCGTGCGTTTCTCAGGTGATGTTGCCAAAGCTTTGGCTGCCGGTGCCTCTACAGTTATGATGGGTAGTATATTCGCCGGAACAGAAGAAGCTCCGGGTGAAGTGATATTATTCCAGGGGCGTAGCTATAAGTCTTATCGTGGTATGGGTAGTCTGGGTGCGATGGCGGACGGTTCTGCCGATCGCTATTTCCAGGATGCCTCGAATAATGCCGATAAGCTAGTGCCAGAGGGAATTGAAGGGCGTGTCGCGTATAAAGGTAGCGTTTTGGCGATTCTTTATCAATTGGTTGGCGGGGTTCGTTCATCTATGGGGTATTGTGGTTGCGCTTCTATTGAAGAGCTTCGTACCAAGGCGGAATTCGTCGAAATTACGTCGGCCGGTATGCGCGAGTCTCATGTACATGATGTACAGATTACTAAGGAAGCGCCAAATTACCACGCGGATTAA
- a CDS encoding diguanylate cyclase produces the protein MTAQLDRSSPATILPLTTGYEAVMSEKYELRIKRLERLGVKLFGVANCLISFGNLSERAYHGEHSMLAMETMFCDGLPFPVEISVVTDTKLDAKFAANRFVAAAPYIRFYAVHPICDPLHNVVGCISLVDYHPHDFDDENRQIFADLAVMVERELLLLSMHRVQQELIKQNRNLKRDSLIDPILGTWNKAAIVRSLRIEMERCSKAEKPMALMVVTLDQMTSIQDAHGTAVSDMVLVKMVSRIRSCIRPFDALGRYGGDIFLMVLPGASHLVATAVAERIRLTIMSHPETLDDTSLVLTISAGIVSTDTFPDAEPDVLISYAEKALLSAKTAGNNRVVQAMPEQPDINI, from the coding sequence ATGACCGCACAGTTAGATCGTTCAAGTCCTGCCACCATACTTCCTTTGACTACCGGCTATGAAGCCGTTATGTCCGAGAAGTATGAGCTCAGGATAAAGCGTCTTGAACGTTTGGGCGTGAAACTCTTTGGCGTGGCAAATTGCCTGATCAGTTTTGGTAATTTGTCCGAGCGGGCTTATCACGGTGAACATTCCATGCTGGCCATGGAAACCATGTTTTGTGATGGGCTTCCTTTTCCTGTTGAGATCTCGGTTGTAACGGATACTAAGCTTGATGCGAAATTCGCCGCAAATCGGTTTGTCGCGGCGGCACCGTACATACGGTTTTATGCTGTGCACCCAATCTGCGATCCTTTACATAATGTCGTTGGTTGCATCTCTTTGGTCGATTATCATCCGCATGATTTTGATGATGAAAACAGGCAGATTTTTGCTGATTTAGCGGTAATGGTCGAGCGTGAATTGCTTTTGCTGTCTATGCATAGGGTGCAGCAGGAATTGATCAAGCAAAATCGGAATCTGAAGCGAGATTCTTTGATTGATCCGATTTTAGGTACCTGGAATAAAGCGGCGATTGTGCGTTCGTTGCGTATCGAGATGGAACGTTGCAGTAAGGCTGAAAAGCCTATGGCTTTAATGGTCGTGACGCTGGACCAGATGACGAGCATACAAGATGCCCATGGAACTGCGGTAAGTGACATGGTGCTGGTAAAAATGGTCAGTCGTATTCGTTCCTGTATTCGGCCATTTGATGCATTGGGACGATATGGCGGTGATATTTTCCTGATGGTCTTGCCTGGCGCCTCGCATTTAGTCGCAACTGCGGTTGCCGAGCGAATCAGGCTGACCATCATGTCTCATCCTGAAACCTTAGATGACACTTCGCTAGTGTTGACAATTAGTGCCGGGATCGTATCAACGGATACCTTTCCGGATGCTGAACCTGATGTACTCATAAGCTATGCTGAAAAAGCCCTGTTGTCTGCCAAGACTGCAGGAAATAACCGTGTTGTCCAGGCCATGCCCGAGCAACCAGACATTAATATTTAA
- the guaA gene encoding glutamine-hydrolyzing GMP synthase produces the protein MHSKILILDFGSQVTQLIARRVRDSGVFSEVFPYDVSDEFIRNYGASGIILSGGPSSVTEGDTPRAPVAVFDAGVPVLGICYGMQTMAAQLGGKVENGKVREFGYAEVRARGHTALLKGINDFVTPEGHGMLKVWMSHGDKVNEMPAGFKLMASTDNCPIAAMADEERRFYAVQFHPEVTHTVQGEAIIGRFVHEICGCKSDWNMPDYIAEAVASIRAQVGDDEVILGLSGGVDSSVAAALIHRAIGDKLTCVFVDHGLLRLDEGKMVMDMFSKNLGVKVIQINAEDQFMGHLAGVTDPEAKRKIIGREFVEVFQVESAKLSNAKWLAQGTIYPDVIESAGKGKKGHTIKSHHNVGGLPDTLNLKLLEPLRELFKDEVRKLGVALGLPHGMVYRHPFPGPGLGVRILGEVKKEFADLLRRADAIFIEELRNTLVETAAGDGKLNWYDATSQAFAVFLPVKSVGVMGDGRTYEYVVALRAVQTLDFMTAQWAHLPHELLGKVSNRIINEVRGINRVVYDISGKPPATIEWE, from the coding sequence ATGCACTCAAAAATTCTCATTCTTGACTTTGGTTCGCAAGTGACTCAATTGATCGCTAGGCGTGTTCGTGATTCTGGTGTGTTTTCTGAGGTTTTTCCTTACGACGTAAGCGATGAATTCATCCGCAACTACGGCGCTTCCGGCATCATTTTATCGGGCGGTCCTAGTAGTGTGACGGAAGGCGATACGCCGCGTGCCCCGGTAGCAGTGTTTGATGCCGGCGTGCCTGTGTTGGGGATCTGCTACGGTATGCAAACCATGGCGGCGCAACTTGGTGGTAAGGTTGAGAATGGCAAAGTGCGTGAATTCGGTTACGCAGAAGTGCGCGCCCGTGGCCATACGGCGCTATTGAAAGGGATCAATGATTTCGTAACGCCAGAAGGCCACGGCATGCTGAAGGTGTGGATGAGTCACGGTGACAAGGTCAACGAGATGCCAGCCGGCTTTAAGTTGATGGCCTCTACCGATAATTGTCCTATCGCGGCGATGGCGGATGAAGAGCGCCGTTTTTATGCGGTGCAATTCCACCCGGAAGTTACCCATACGGTACAGGGCGAAGCGATCATCGGTCGTTTTGTCCACGAGATTTGCGGTTGTAAGTCAGACTGGAATATGCCTGACTATATTGCTGAGGCGGTTGCTTCCATCCGTGCGCAAGTCGGTGATGATGAAGTGATCCTTGGCTTGTCAGGAGGTGTTGATAGTAGTGTTGCCGCCGCCCTGATACACCGCGCGATTGGCGATAAGTTAACTTGCGTTTTCGTTGATCATGGCCTGTTGCGCCTCGACGAAGGCAAGATGGTTATGGACATGTTCAGCAAGAACCTGGGCGTCAAAGTCATTCAGATCAATGCGGAAGACCAGTTCATGGGCCATTTGGCGGGCGTGACTGATCCGGAAGCCAAGCGCAAGATTATCGGCCGCGAATTCGTCGAAGTGTTTCAGGTTGAATCGGCAAAACTCAGTAATGCCAAGTGGCTGGCGCAAGGCACGATTTACCCGGATGTCATCGAAAGTGCCGGTAAGGGTAAAAAAGGGCATACCATCAAGAGCCATCACAATGTCGGTGGTTTGCCAGATACCCTGAACCTGAAATTATTAGAGCCTTTGCGCGAACTGTTCAAGGATGAAGTGCGCAAACTGGGCGTGGCATTAGGCTTGCCACATGGCATGGTGTATCGCCATCCGTTCCCGGGCCCTGGTCTTGGCGTGCGTATTCTGGGTGAAGTCAAGAAAGAATTCGCCGATTTGCTGCGTCGTGCCGATGCGATCTTCATCGAAGAATTGCGTAATACACTGGTGGAAACTGCTGCCGGTGATGGCAAACTTAATTGGTACGATGCGACTAGCCAGGCTTTCGCGGTGTTCCTGCCGGTAAAATCGGTAGGCGTGATGGGCGATGGCCGCACCTATGAATACGTGGTGGCCTTGCGTGCGGTGCAGACTCTCGATTTCATGACCGCACAATGGGCACATTTGCCACACGAATTGCTGGGCAAGGTTTCCAACCGCATCATCAATGAAGTACGTGGCATTAATCGCGTGGTCTATGATATCTCCGGTAAACCACCTGCAACGATAGAGTGGGAATAA
- the queE gene encoding 7-carboxy-7-deazaguanine synthase produces the protein MTYSIKEIFYTLQGEGNHAGRPAVFCRFSGCNLWSGREEDRSSAICQFCDTDFVGIDGEGGGKFKTAAALAERINSLWPLSYPDSKYVVFTGGEPLLQLDTELIHAMHQVGFEIAIETNGTLPVPEGVDWICVSPKMGSKLVVLKGSELKVVIPQLGQSMSDYEALDFEHYFVQAMDGPKQDENLRLAIAYCKANPKWKLSVQTHKLLQIP, from the coding sequence GTGACGTATAGCATTAAAGAAATTTTTTATACCTTGCAGGGGGAAGGCAATCATGCCGGCCGCCCTGCGGTATTTTGCCGCTTTTCCGGTTGTAATTTGTGGAGCGGCAGAGAAGAAGATCGATCAAGCGCGATTTGCCAGTTCTGCGACACGGATTTTGTCGGTATCGACGGCGAGGGCGGTGGTAAGTTCAAGACCGCTGCCGCACTGGCAGAACGCATCAATAGTTTGTGGCCGTTAAGCTACCCTGACTCCAAGTATGTGGTGTTTACCGGTGGCGAACCCTTGTTGCAGCTCGATACTGAGTTGATCCATGCAATGCATCAGGTCGGTTTTGAAATTGCCATAGAAACCAATGGCACTTTGCCTGTTCCGGAAGGCGTAGATTGGATTTGCGTCAGCCCCAAGATGGGTTCTAAGCTAGTGGTGTTGAAAGGTAGCGAACTGAAGGTAGTCATTCCTCAATTGGGGCAATCCATGAGTGACTATGAGGCGCTAGACTTTGAACATTATTTTGTACAGGCGATGGATGGCCCCAAGCAAGACGAAAATTTACGTCTCGCCATCGCCTATTGCAAAGCGAACCCGAAGTGGAAGTTGAGTGTGCAAACCCACAAACTTCTTCAGATACCCTAA
- the queD gene encoding 6-carboxytetrahydropterin synthase QueD, whose product MLTITRKVEFDSGHRIPDHNSQCRNLHGHRYTLLITLTGDVVEKDGESDNGMIMDFGDIKSLANQYLVNLWDHAFIVYEKDTMVRTFLDSMPGHKTVVIDRVPTVENLAKIAFDILKDVYHDRYGRHMSLSKVTLYETPNCWAEVDA is encoded by the coding sequence ATGCTCACCATTACAAGAAAAGTAGAATTCGATTCCGGACATCGGATTCCCGACCACAATAGCCAATGCAGAAACTTGCACGGACATCGCTATACCTTGCTCATCACCTTAACCGGTGACGTTGTCGAGAAAGATGGCGAATCCGATAATGGCATGATAATGGATTTTGGTGACATCAAATCTTTGGCGAATCAATACTTGGTCAATCTTTGGGATCATGCGTTTATCGTCTATGAAAAAGATACGATGGTGCGTACATTTTTAGATAGTATGCCAGGCCATAAGACGGTAGTCATAGATCGCGTGCCTACGGTAGAAAATCTGGCCAAGATCGCTTTCGATATCCTAAAAGACGTATATCACGATCGCTACGGCAGACACATGTCGCTGTCTAAAGTGACCCTCTACGAAACGCCCAATTGCTGGGCCGAAGTTGACGCCTAA
- the tadA gene encoding tRNA adenosine(34) deaminase TadA yields the protein MTDQDFMAQAYLEAQKAWAVGEVPVGAVVVKDGVVIARGYNHPIGKHDPTAHAEIVALRAAAELLGNYRLPGCELFVTLEPCVMCAGAMMHARLARVVYGANDPKTGVCGSVMNLFEQEKLNHHTALTAGVMAEECGHLLKDFFASRRAALAEKKRLALMPTEAQSQTHAV from the coding sequence ATGACTGATCAGGATTTTATGGCGCAGGCCTACCTGGAAGCCCAAAAGGCCTGGGCGGTCGGCGAGGTGCCGGTCGGTGCCGTAGTGGTCAAGGATGGGGTGGTGATAGCGCGTGGTTACAATCATCCTATCGGTAAGCACGACCCTACCGCCCATGCCGAAATTGTCGCCTTAAGGGCAGCCGCTGAACTGTTAGGCAATTACCGTTTGCCAGGTTGTGAATTATTCGTCACGCTGGAACCCTGTGTGATGTGTGCCGGCGCGATGATGCATGCGCGACTGGCCAGAGTCGTGTATGGCGCCAACGACCCCAAAACGGGCGTATGTGGCTCGGTCATGAATCTGTTCGAGCAAGAAAAACTCAATCATCATACGGCGCTTACCGCCGGCGTCATGGCCGAGGAGTGCGGTCATTTGCTGAAAGATTTTTTTGCCAGCAGAAGAGCGGCACTGGCAGAAAAAAAGAGACTGGCTTTGATGCCAACTGAGGCGCAAAGCCAGACGCACGCCGTGTAG
- a CDS encoding muramoyltetrapeptide carboxypeptidase, producing MKISLANGLPEKPGIAIVAPSGCALDGLAVERGLQVLRARGVVVHNYYDHTQTYQRFGASDAARLAQLHAAIDNPEVQIIMALRGSYGLSRLLPHIDYQKIADSNKYLVGYSDFNALQMAMLAKTGTSSFCGPMICDDFSREELSIFTLDHFFECISQRSHVIRFQGQGNPDLDVCGTLWGGNLAMLTHLVGSEYFPDIRDGILFVEDIAEHPYRVERMMLQLHFAGVLNRQKAIVFGNFSAYKLAPHDNGYDFDQMISYLREVLSVPVLTGLPFGHIKDKATLVVGSDAHLC from the coding sequence ATGAAGATATCTTTAGCCAACGGTTTGCCGGAAAAACCGGGAATCGCCATCGTTGCCCCCAGTGGCTGTGCCCTCGACGGACTGGCCGTTGAACGTGGTTTGCAGGTATTGCGCGCGCGTGGCGTGGTGGTGCATAACTATTATGATCACACCCAAACCTATCAAAGGTTTGGTGCAAGCGATGCCGCGCGCCTGGCGCAATTGCATGCCGCCATCGATAACCCTGAAGTCCAGATCATCATGGCATTGCGTGGCAGCTATGGCCTGTCGCGTCTGTTGCCGCATATCGATTACCAAAAAATAGCCGACAGTAATAAGTATCTGGTTGGTTACAGCGATTTTAATGCGTTGCAGATGGCGATGCTGGCAAAAACCGGTACCAGCAGTTTTTGCGGTCCGATGATCTGCGATGATTTTTCCCGTGAAGAACTAAGCATTTTTACACTGGACCATTTTTTCGAGTGCATTAGCCAGCGTAGTCATGTGATTCGTTTTCAAGGCCAGGGCAATCCGGATCTTGATGTCTGCGGTACCTTATGGGGCGGTAATCTGGCGATGCTGACGCACTTGGTCGGTAGCGAATATTTTCCGGATATCCGTGACGGCATCTTATTTGTTGAAGACATCGCAGAACATCCGTACCGGGTAGAGCGCATGATGCTGCAATTGCATTTTGCCGGTGTCCTGAACCGCCAGAAAGCGATTGTTTTTGGTAATTTCTCCGCCTACAAATTAGCCCCGCATGACAATGGCTACGACTTCGATCAGATGATCTCCTATCTGCGTGAAGTGCTTAGCGTACCTGTGCTTACCGGTTTGCCGTTTGGTCACATTAAGGACAAGGCTACGCTGGTAGTTGGCAGTGATGCCCACTTGTGTTGA